A window of the Eremothecium cymbalariae DBVPG#7215 chromosome 5, complete sequence genome harbors these coding sequences:
- the BGL2 gene encoding glucan 1,3-beta-glucosidase (similar to Ashbya gossypii AGL343C) produces MRLLAAISVGLLGASTAHAVGELAFNLGVKKKDGTCKYLQDYKNDLEALKPYTDTVKFYASSDCNTLQYLAPAADQEGFKLFVGIWPDDDAHFAAEKEALQKYLPEIKSSTVRGFLVGSESLYRDDISASDLAKRIKEVRDLLPSIKDSQGNSYGGKLVGTVDSWNVIVDGATRPVIEEADFVMANAFSYWQGQTMNNASFSFFDDIMQALQSIQTVKGTTDITFYVGETGWATEGSSFQDSVPSLDNAKQFWKEGICAMRAWGVNVIVFEAFDEEWKPITSGMDGVENHWGVWTSDRQLKYKLDCDFD; encoded by the coding sequence ATGCGTTTGTTAGCTGCTATTAGTGTTGGTCTACTGGGTGCTTCCACCGCTCATGCTGTGGGTGAGTTGGCTTTCAACCTAGGTGTCAAGAAGAAAGACGGAACCTGTAAATATTTGCAGGACTACAAGAATGATCTCGAAGCTTTAAAGCCATACACAGATACTGTTAAGTTTTATGCTTCCTCTGACTGTAACACTTTACAATATCTAGCCCCTGCAGCTGATCAGGAAGGATTCAAGCTATTTGTTGGTATCTGGCCCGACGATGATGCTCACTTTGCTGCTGAGAAAGAGGCTTTACAAAAGTATTTGCCCGAGATTAAGTCTTCCACCGTTCGGGGTTTCTTAGTCGGTTCTGAGTCTTTATATCGTGATGATATATCTGCTTCTGATCTAGCCAAAAGGATCAAGGAAGTTCGTGATTTGCTACCAAGCATCAAGGACTCCCAAGGAAATTCTTATGGTGGTAAGCTTGTAGGTACCGTTGACTCTTGGAATGTTATTGTCGATGGTGCCACTCGTCCTGTCATTGAAGAGGCTGATTTCGTTATGGCTAACGCCTTTTCATACTGGCAAGGTCAAACAATGAACAATGCGTCCTTCTCGTTCTTTGACGACATCATGCAGGCTCTTCAATCCATTCAGACTGTCAAGGGTACCACCGATATCACCTTCTATGTAGGTGAAACTGGCTGGGCTACTGAAGGCAGTAGCTTCCAAGACTCTGTGCCATCCTTGGATAACGCTAAACAGTTCTGGAAGGAGGGTATTTGTGCCATGAGAGCATGGGGAGTAAACGTTATTGTTTTTGAGGCCTTCGACGAAGAATGGAAGCCAATAACCTCCGGTATGGACGGTGTCGAAAACCATTGGGGTGTCTGGACCTCCG